Within the Enoplosus armatus isolate fEnoArm2 chromosome 9, fEnoArm2.hap1, whole genome shotgun sequence genome, the region CCAGgtacaatgcacacacacacccacacacacacacacacacacacacacacacattgtatatACCcacacaaaagagagagaatttcAGCCATTCTCTTCTATCACAAACCCTTCATCTTCACAGTCTCATATCGTAATCACTTGACTGTTTCTTTTTGAAACTTAGGGCTTTAGATCCTGATCTCTTGTGGGTTTCAGTTTCCATATTTGGAACGTAAAGGAAATAtctctctcttatctctcaTCCAGTTTTATGAGGAGTGCACAGCTTCTATCTGGGAACGTGATGAAGATTTTCAGATTCAGAGATCGCCTAGCAGGTGGAGCTCTTTACTCTGGAAGGTGAGGTTAACCTTCAGCTTGCTCAAACAAAGCCACATCTCACCTGTGGTTATTTGGATAATCATATTGTAGCGGCAAACGACTGCAAGCTGTGATCTGTGATTACAAAAGACTTTTGCTATACAGAACATTAACAGGCTCTCTTTTATCCTGGAACTTCTTTTTTCCTGCTAGGTCTGTCTCGCGTTCGGCACCCTGATCTTGTTTGCAGGCctcattgttgttttggtggGTTATGCCACTCCAGCAAGGATTGAAGCATTCGGCGAGGATGATCTCCTTTTCGTTGACAGGTATAGGaacagtacagtatattaatgGGAGAGAGTTGTTGTAATCTTTAATATACTTACACAGCTATTCTATATATTTAACATTAACTCTTGCAGTCTTTACTGCATTTTCTTCCAGCACATGATCATAATGGAAAGCACATTGTTTTAGTAGAATGCACATGCAGTAGATTGTACCAAGGGCTGGCCATTGTAAAAGCCTTTGATCACACATACATGGCCACACTTTATATTACAGCCAGAGTCATTTTGTTGTATGAATCATGTACTAATAAAATACTTACCGGTTCCTACTGGTACTTAAATGTAGGTACAGTGGAAGAAAATAAGGCTATGGGGAACAAGGAAGAACAATTGGGCATTTtggaggaaaggagaaagaaattaTACCATAtaagtatttttgtaaatactggGTACCTACGGGGTAAAGTATTGGGAAAGTTTTAACAGTTAACAGTGATATTTTGCAGAACCTATAAAGTTATCATGGTATAACATATTTCACAGCTACAATATGCCACAAAACTGCAGGGGTACAGTAAGGTAACTAAAGTGGCTGGTAAATCTTGGTAAATCTCTCAAAACTTACAAAATAATTGGGTTACGTTCCCAAAATGACAACAGGGGTACTCAGTTATGCTGGGGTATAGCAATTTAGCTTTGGGGTAGGAAGCTCAATTCTTGGAATAATGAGGACTATTGTCAGTCATTTATGGAGCACAGCAACATACTTACAGGGAACCGAACAGGATAAACACCCACTGCAAAGGCAATTTAGCCAACCAGTTTAAGTTCTGTGGATTGACTATagtacaataaaaacaaaatctttagCTCATGGCAGTTATTTAGTTCTTTACAGGTTCTGCAGAATATCAGTGTTGATAACACCATTATTTCCAAACTTCAGTTTTATTCCCCAGGACTGTACTCTATAGGTACCCAGTATTTACAAATatgctcttttctcttttcctatAATACCCAATTAATACTTCTAAATATTTAATTGGTACATGATTCATACAACAAAATGACACTGTAAATCATGGTCTGtattataaagtgttaccagTGCTTTAAACTAATTGTCATTTTCTTCCACAGCCACGCTGTCAGTTTCAACCGCGCACTGGATGTCTGTAAGCTGACTGGTGCTGTGCTGTTCTGTGTGGGAGGCACCTCCATGGCTGTGGGTCTCCTGCTGTCTGCCTTTGCCAAAAGCTACTCCAAAGAAGAACTGTATCTGCAGCAGAAGTTTAAGGAGAGGTTGGCAGATCTGCACGCAACAGTTGGTAAGGTTTCACGCTCTACTGTCTTATTACGACACATTATGGAATGAAGATTAAAAATGTCAGACAGTAAGTAGAGTAAGTGTATTTTTCTGCTGTACTATACTGTTGAATGTATGAATATCCCACATAGCAGAGCTGCTTTCGTCACAGGTACTCCCATAATGAGAGCACCGACCCCCGGGGAGGGAAAGGTACCGGTGACACTTTCCAAAGTCCAGAACATCCAGCCAACAACCACAAAGTCGGAGACCTGACAGAAGTCCAGATGAAGACATGAAGTGTGTATGATGATTGATCGATGTGCAGACCGTGTGGGAGTGTGaacacgtgtgtgtatgttgatctatgtgtgctttttctcttttgaaagGTCATCTTACATGCCTGATAGTATTGGTTCTCCACCTATATTTGCGGTGTTTGACATTAAAGTTATATAGGCGCAGAGTTAATATAGCTGAGCAAAGTTTAAGCCTTCTGTTTGAACATCAGTTGTATGAAATTCATTGTAATATGACAAAGCACATGCAGGTCTGGAGCCCTACCCCAGgaaacaaaccacagaaacaaatcaATAGAACACAGCCGATGAACAACAACATCGCAGAGCATTTTTCTCCGTCGAGAGGATTCACATTTTGTAAAAGGATGGTGTTACTGCTGGAGGGTGTAGAGCAGCAGATGCAGTGTTGTTTGAAGTTATTGGTGATTGGCCCCCATTCCATGAAATGATCAAAAGAAGCACTGAACACAACAACCATTATCTCTGCCTAGTGTCTCAGTGGACATCAGATGAGTGTTTCTATGTGCTGAACacactgtgtgtactgtgtgtacatgtatatgcAGCGCAGCTTCATTACAACACTCATgcagagctgtcagtcaaaactGCACAATAAGAATACATGTGCTTTAGCTTATGAGTACTTCTTATAAGCACTATTTACATGCAACAGCAAGCCAAGAGAAGTCTTAACAGATACTTTGCTTGAAGTTCACACATCATCAGAACAGATTAGAGATAATCACTGATTAGAACAGACCTCAAGGGTAGATTTCACACTGACATTTCCTCTGTCTTATTAGGCCTCTGACCTCGTCTCCCTCAGTGAATCTTCAGACAGGATCAATAGACGAGACCAGACAGACTGACGATAGATACATTGGACCAGACAGAACATGCAGAACAACATAGTCGGTCACTCAAAAAAAGTCGTAATCAAACTGATTACTTTCTAGATAATACAAATAAGGCATTCATCATGCTTTCTATCTTGATgaaaaaatgtttggttttttttgttttcctaaaCACTTCATTACCCAAAGGAAGGGtcctttctttgtctccttctctccctgtgacaaacacaagcatgtaTAGACACACACCTATCCACCCAAGCGTGCAAATTTTTGCAACATTTGGAATGAATTTATTGTCAGCTGGCAGTCATAAGTTGGTAAAAAGATGTGCAGGTGCCTCGTGTT harbors:
- the nrsn1 gene encoding neurensin-1, with translation MTSCSEICGSEYGEQAQASGNCQQYGVRSYLHQFYEECTASIWERDEDFQIQRSPSRWSSLLWKVCLAFGTLILFAGLIVVLVGYATPARIEAFGEDDLLFVDSHAVSFNRALDVCKLTGAVLFCVGGTSMAVGLLLSAFAKSYSKEELYLQQKFKERLADLHATVGTPIMRAPTPGEGKVPVTLSKVQNIQPTTTKSET